A genomic region of Planococcus kocurii contains the following coding sequences:
- a CDS encoding sigma-70 family RNA polymerase sigma factor codes for MDEINVARKAIQGEEEAFIALMHMHKEALLRTALAFLKNEHAALEALQETTYRAFKKIHTLKEPAYAKTWLIRIMINYCQDQLKRGKRFVLSEKNLDLPVLDNLAQIELQEALSTLSPTEQQLIYMKYFQDVKIKDIAAIEKIPEGTVKSRLHKTLRTLRRYLEDKGEIDHV; via the coding sequence GTGGATGAAATTAACGTCGCCCGAAAAGCGATACAAGGCGAAGAAGAAGCTTTTATCGCTTTAATGCATATGCATAAAGAAGCCTTATTACGGACTGCTTTAGCTTTTCTTAAAAACGAACACGCAGCACTTGAAGCTTTACAAGAAACGACTTACCGAGCATTCAAGAAAATTCACACCTTAAAGGAGCCTGCCTATGCCAAAACCTGGCTAATTCGTATTATGATTAATTATTGCCAGGATCAACTAAAAAGAGGCAAACGGTTCGTCCTGAGCGAGAAAAATCTTGACCTTCCAGTTTTAGATAATTTAGCCCAAATTGAATTACAGGAAGCTTTAAGTACACTTTCTCCCACTGAACAACAATTGATTTACATGAAATATTTTCAGGACGTTAAAATCAAAGACATCGCAGCCATCGAAAAAATTCCTGAAGGTACTGTAAAATCACGCTTGCATAAAACACTACGAACGCTCCGTAGATATCTTGAAGACAAAGGAGAGATCGATCATGTATGA
- a CDS encoding DUF4179 domain-containing protein translates to MYEKEEQKLNDFKNHLAQIPLPIDQADGAIRQGLEQAKREKRQLRAKRQRTFWSLAAAALMILTVLTTIRVSPTFANAVASIPGMEKFVELIQDDKGLTAIFENDYYQPIGESQTIGHTTMTIDGVVLDESGMNLFYTIESPVEIDDVVIETPVLNNQQQELDSASISYSSPVSEDLSPKIYTDILKYTFEDPINFEDLSFTLELETILNGNSFDFSIPFVVPENVKPSIIYGINKEVEVEGQKFTIEDITVHPLRVGIKISFDPTNTKKILQFEDMRLEDDTGEIWSSISNGISTTGNMEDGEMLYYLQSNYFEKPKQLYLRINTMQAVDQEDAYLIVDTEKNVLLHSPKDGRLTLTKSSRTEVEMTLKVDADKEHAYGIDYQVKDANDELLDLSSSSMSTSYKNGQNFAIGIVDNGYVNPIKIDLFSYPNYINGDVKIELQKK, encoded by the coding sequence ATGTATGAAAAAGAGGAACAGAAATTAAATGATTTCAAAAACCACTTAGCACAGATCCCTCTTCCCATTGATCAAGCAGACGGAGCAATTAGACAAGGTCTTGAACAAGCCAAACGAGAAAAAAGGCAACTCCGCGCTAAACGGCAGCGAACTTTTTGGAGCCTAGCCGCAGCTGCGCTGATGATTCTCACAGTCCTCACGACAATCCGGGTATCTCCCACTTTCGCTAATGCGGTGGCATCAATTCCTGGAATGGAAAAATTTGTTGAATTGATACAAGATGACAAAGGACTTACTGCTATATTTGAAAATGACTACTACCAACCGATCGGTGAGTCTCAAACAATTGGACATACGACGATGACGATTGACGGTGTCGTTTTAGACGAATCGGGCATGAATCTCTTTTATACCATTGAATCTCCTGTAGAAATAGACGATGTCGTCATAGAAACGCCAGTTTTAAACAATCAGCAACAAGAACTTGATTCTGCAAGCATTTCCTACAGTTCCCCAGTGTCTGAAGATCTGTCTCCAAAAATCTATACAGATATCCTGAAATATACATTTGAAGACCCGATAAATTTTGAAGACCTATCTTTTACACTTGAACTAGAAACTATTTTGAACGGCAATTCGTTTGATTTTTCCATACCGTTTGTTGTTCCTGAAAATGTAAAACCAAGTATCATTTATGGCATCAATAAAGAAGTGGAAGTCGAAGGACAAAAATTCACAATCGAAGATATCACTGTTCATCCACTTCGCGTAGGTATTAAGATTTCGTTTGATCCAACTAACACTAAAAAAATACTTCAATTTGAAGATATGCGCTTAGAAGATGACACCGGTGAAATTTGGAGTTCAATATCCAATGGAATTTCGACTACTGGTAATATGGAAGATGGCGAAATGCTTTACTATCTTCAAAGCAATTATTTTGAAAAGCCGAAGCAACTGTATTTACGCATCAATACTATGCAAGCGGTCGACCAAGAAGACGCTTATTTGATAGTAGATACGGAGAAGAACGTTTTATTGCACAGTCCAAAAGATGGTAGGTTGACCTTAACTAAATCTAGTCGAACTGAAGTTGAAATGACTTTGAAAGTCGATGCAGATAAAGAACATGCTTACGGAATTGATTATCAAGTAAAGGATGCAAATGATGAACTACTAGACTTGTCATCTTCTAGCATGTCTACTAGTTATAAAAACGGACAAAACTTTGCAATTGGCATCGTAGATAACGGGTATGTCAATCCAATAAAAATCGACTTGTTCTCCTATCCAAATTATATTAATGGAGATGTTAAAATCGAGTTACAAAAAAAATAG